From a region of the Nitrospira sp. genome:
- the haoB gene encoding hydroxylamine oxidation protein HaoB: MTGGLFLSGWVAYLWFKPAPAPYSYQLVDEGPVTKFDNLALQNWPDLKISKYELHVQSVDKPIAIAYRASRGAGSSVFLNWENLLSEPIGAMGGDLPELAAVAVDITKHVPKDAVLLAWWDTSRQLGLLSDRHTVFTSHLGQPLITPSYWKERTEVISKYERQFWGAEGSAEEQKRFQNFADILASEPSKGAAMLREFVGSQEAYIVVHPADLYKLGLMRPDRLDIAFKDFPLTGNVHGLVGQVKAWMKENGYDTYTLQSLSEKAVRAYFLNESKKGKTLLSQMLPLMNSKPVDFEALQVVHKQGGYWVYKIPSASSSVNDNKS; the protein is encoded by the coding sequence GTGACGGGAGGTCTTTTTCTGAGCGGATGGGTTGCGTATCTTTGGTTTAAACCCGCGCCTGCTCCGTATAGCTATCAGCTGGTCGATGAAGGTCCTGTGACCAAATTTGACAATCTTGCGTTGCAGAACTGGCCGGATTTGAAAATCAGTAAATATGAACTTCACGTTCAATCAGTGGACAAACCCATTGCCATTGCCTACCGCGCAAGTAGAGGCGCTGGATCGTCAGTTTTCTTAAACTGGGAGAATCTGCTTTCTGAGCCAATTGGGGCGATGGGGGGCGATCTTCCTGAATTGGCTGCAGTCGCCGTTGATATTACGAAACATGTTCCAAAAGACGCCGTCCTTCTCGCCTGGTGGGACACATCACGTCAACTCGGGCTGTTATCCGATCGACATACTGTCTTCACATCTCATCTGGGGCAGCCTTTGATCACTCCTTCTTATTGGAAGGAACGAACTGAGGTTATCAGCAAGTACGAACGACAGTTCTGGGGAGCGGAAGGATCCGCTGAGGAGCAGAAGAGGTTCCAGAATTTTGCCGATATATTAGCCTCTGAGCCGAGCAAAGGGGCAGCCATGCTTCGAGAATTTGTCGGCTCCCAGGAAGCTTATATCGTCGTTCATCCGGCTGACCTCTATAAGCTTGGCCTCATGCGACCGGATCGGCTCGACATTGCTTTTAAAGATTTTCCATTGACGGGTAACGTCCATGGACTGGTTGGGCAGGTAAAGGCATGGATGAAGGAGAATGGCTACGATACCTACACGCTTCAGTCTCTGTCGGAAAAAGCGGTGCGTGCCTACTTCTTAAATGAAAGTAAAAAAGGGAAGACATTATTGTCCCAAATGCTCCCGCTAATGAATTCAAAGCCGGTTGATTTTGAAGCGTTACAAGTTGTCCACAAACAAGGTGGATACTGGGTCTACAAAATTCCATCTGCCTCAAGCAGTGTGAATGACAATAAATCCTAA
- the ccmE gene encoding cytochrome c maturation protein CcmE, producing MKPRHKRFAFIGLGLLVLGVATVLVLNAFQSNLVFFFTPTQVVGGEAPKGRSFRIGGMVEDGSLVRDNDGLTVHFIVTDTAKRVPVTYKGILPDLFKEGKGAVAQGQLVADGTFVASEVLAKHDENYMPPEAAEALAKAKASGAQQSKSLVVPQGRKDSL from the coding sequence ATGAAACCGCGGCATAAACGCTTCGCCTTTATCGGGCTGGGGCTGCTGGTCTTGGGCGTGGCGACCGTGCTGGTCTTGAACGCATTTCAGAGCAACCTTGTGTTCTTTTTCACGCCCACTCAAGTCGTCGGCGGTGAAGCGCCGAAAGGGCGCAGTTTCCGGATCGGGGGGATGGTTGAAGACGGGAGTCTCGTCCGCGACAACGACGGCCTCACGGTCCATTTCATCGTGACGGACACGGCGAAGCGTGTGCCCGTCACGTATAAAGGGATTCTGCCGGACCTCTTCAAGGAAGGGAAGGGTGCGGTGGCGCAGGGGCAGTTGGTCGCCGACGGTACCTTCGTCGCCAGTGAAGTCCTGGCGAAACACGATGAAAATTACATGCCTCCGGAAGCGGCGGAAGCGCTGGCGAAGGCGAAGGCCTCCGGGGCGCAGCAAAGCAAGTCACTCGTTGTTCCTCAAGGTAGGAAAGATTCGCTATGA
- a CDS encoding cytochrome C554 → MNRRIVFAFAAAAVFLVVAGTASAEGTFEGRKKCFNCHKGEGEAWEKTLHGKAMESLKPSRGKKKDEAMVKAKLDPKKDYTKDKDCVGCHVDGFGKEGGYVIEEPEKFLTGVGCESCHGAGSDYRKIHRKAGEAFEKSQKTMERANLVEAGQEFEFQEKCNACHLNYEGSPWKGVKKPYTPFTPKVDKKYEFDFEKSVRDDKAMHAHFKLAGTFTGPPMPKFHEEFQKSAKPPVKSDKAGDD, encoded by the coding sequence GTGAATCGTCGCATTGTGTTCGCATTTGCCGCTGCGGCGGTATTTCTAGTAGTGGCGGGGACAGCTTCTGCCGAAGGGACATTTGAAGGCCGGAAAAAGTGCTTCAACTGTCATAAAGGCGAGGGTGAGGCATGGGAAAAGACTCTCCATGGTAAGGCGATGGAGTCGCTCAAGCCCAGCAGAGGCAAGAAGAAGGACGAGGCGATGGTCAAGGCCAAGCTGGACCCTAAGAAGGACTATACAAAAGACAAGGATTGCGTTGGATGCCACGTTGATGGGTTCGGTAAGGAAGGTGGCTACGTCATCGAAGAACCGGAGAAGTTCTTGACCGGTGTGGGTTGCGAATCCTGCCACGGGGCCGGTAGCGATTACCGGAAGATTCATAGAAAAGCAGGGGAAGCTTTTGAAAAGTCCCAGAAGACGATGGAGCGGGCCAATCTTGTTGAGGCTGGCCAGGAGTTTGAGTTTCAGGAGAAGTGCAATGCCTGCCACCTGAACTATGAAGGATCGCCGTGGAAAGGTGTGAAGAAGCCGTACACTCCATTCACACCCAAGGTGGATAAGAAGTATGAATTTGATTTTGAAAAGTCCGTCCGTGATGACAAGGCCATGCATGCGCATTTCAAGCTGGCGGGTACCTTCACGGGTCCACCCATGCCGAAGTTCCATGAAGAGTTCCAGAAATCAGCCAAGCCTCCGGTGAAGTCAGACAAGGCGGGGGATGACTAA
- a CDS encoding cytochrome c-type biogenesis protein CcmH, producing MIWLAFIMVLVSVPAWAGEARPLADDPVAEARLKHLAVELRCLVCQNQTLADSNAPLAEDLRREVREMIAKDMSDKEIIDFLVARYGDFVLYRPPLKATTSLLWVGPFVLLAIGATALVVSLRRRSTKVIDVPVTDEEHRRVEQLLSEGGKRS from the coding sequence ATGATCTGGTTGGCGTTCATCATGGTGCTTGTCTCCGTGCCGGCGTGGGCCGGAGAAGCTCGGCCATTGGCCGACGATCCTGTCGCTGAAGCCCGGCTGAAACATCTCGCCGTCGAACTTCGATGTTTGGTCTGCCAGAATCAAACACTGGCCGATTCCAATGCGCCGCTGGCAGAAGACCTCCGCCGTGAAGTGCGGGAAATGATCGCCAAAGACATGAGCGACAAGGAGATCATCGATTTTCTCGTCGCGCGTTATGGAGATTTCGTGCTCTATCGGCCGCCGCTCAAGGCGACGACCTCGCTCCTCTGGGTGGGACCGTTTGTCTTATTGGCTATCGGCGCAACGGCGCTCGTCGTGAGTCTGCGGCGTCGTTCGACCAAGGTAATCGATGTGCCGGTGACGGACGAAGAGCATCGACGAGTCGAACAACTATTGTCAGAAGGAGGCAAGCGCTCATGA
- the ccmD gene encoding heme exporter protein CcmD, which yields MQWGSASEFFAMGGYGLYVWTSFIATALCMVWEVLALWRRRAAARAEQRAMLLGGTDETAA from the coding sequence ATGCAGTGGGGCAGCGCGTCGGAATTCTTTGCGATGGGGGGTTATGGGCTCTATGTGTGGACGTCGTTCATCGCCACGGCGTTGTGTATGGTGTGGGAAGTGCTGGCCCTGTGGCGCCGACGGGCTGCTGCGCGGGCTGAACAGCGCGCGATGTTGTTAGGAGGCACCGATGAAACCGCGGCATAA
- a CDS encoding hydroxylamine reductase yields MLSTNIFLKKSAHCLSNGRSTTVGVKHLVKYALVVCGVLVAAQAQADFPTVPKETYEALKIERSASPKDLYEALLKRYMDPAQNGVGKGKYGEYWQPVSFSKYFDPHTFYKPPQAVKEVASREQCVKCHTDESPGWVAAWKKSTHANLDKVRKLTPKDETFYKKAKLEAIEDNLRSIGKLGKGENLKEVGCIDCHFDINTKNKADHRKDIRLATADTCGTCHLQEFAERESERDTITWPKDQWPKGRPSHALDYRANVEVEVYAGMPQREIADGCTGCHVNQNKCDTCHARHEFSAAESRKPEVCAQCHSGADHNNWEAYNLSKHGLKYQRDKAHWNFNIPIKDAIGKGAATAPTCQYCHMEYQGKIAHNVVRKVRWANYPFVPGIRENIKTDWAEKRNDAWVKTCTQCHSETYARAWLEFMDNGTFSGLDKYDEAHHTVEEQYKAGLLTGQKTNRPAPPAPETDGFEKFFQIYWSKGNNPAANELKLFEMAEDHLVQLHVSLAHQYWGYTYTVGWAAMNRAYVEIMDDDTRLKENLALQARVAKLESQVKHSMLDLDSETGKLSLGGIGGGMMLAGTIAIAGWRRRGRKDN; encoded by the coding sequence ATGCTTTCGACGAACATTTTTTTGAAGAAAAGTGCGCACTGCCTCTCAAACGGAAGGAGTACTACTGTGGGAGTCAAGCATTTGGTGAAGTATGCCTTGGTGGTCTGCGGCGTATTGGTAGCGGCCCAAGCGCAGGCGGATTTCCCCACCGTGCCGAAGGAGACGTATGAGGCGCTGAAGATCGAGCGGTCAGCCTCGCCGAAGGACCTGTACGAAGCGCTGCTGAAGCGGTACATGGATCCGGCGCAGAACGGGGTCGGGAAGGGGAAGTACGGGGAGTATTGGCAGCCCGTCTCCTTCAGCAAGTACTTTGACCCGCATACCTTCTATAAGCCGCCCCAAGCGGTGAAAGAAGTGGCGAGCCGGGAACAATGCGTCAAGTGCCACACCGACGAATCCCCGGGCTGGGTGGCCGCGTGGAAGAAGAGCACCCACGCGAACCTGGACAAGGTCCGGAAGCTCACGCCGAAAGACGAGACCTTCTATAAGAAGGCCAAGCTGGAGGCCATCGAAGACAACCTGCGCTCGATCGGCAAGCTCGGCAAAGGCGAGAACCTCAAGGAAGTCGGCTGCATCGACTGTCACTTCGACATCAACACCAAGAACAAGGCCGATCACCGCAAAGACATTCGATTGGCGACCGCCGACACCTGCGGCACCTGCCACTTACAAGAGTTTGCGGAACGCGAGTCCGAGCGGGACACCATCACGTGGCCCAAGGATCAATGGCCGAAGGGCCGGCCCTCCCATGCGTTGGACTATCGCGCCAACGTCGAAGTGGAAGTCTATGCCGGGATGCCGCAGCGGGAAATCGCCGACGGCTGCACGGGCTGCCACGTCAATCAGAACAAGTGCGATACCTGCCATGCGCGGCACGAGTTTTCCGCGGCCGAATCGCGCAAGCCGGAAGTCTGCGCCCAGTGCCACAGCGGGGCCGACCACAACAACTGGGAAGCCTACAACCTGTCCAAACATGGCTTGAAGTATCAACGCGACAAAGCGCATTGGAACTTCAACATCCCCATCAAGGACGCGATCGGCAAAGGGGCGGCCACCGCGCCGACCTGTCAGTACTGCCACATGGAATATCAGGGCAAGATTGCCCACAACGTCGTGCGGAAAGTGCGCTGGGCCAACTATCCCTTCGTGCCCGGCATCCGCGAGAACATCAAGACCGACTGGGCCGAAAAGCGGAACGATGCCTGGGTGAAGACCTGTACGCAATGTCACTCCGAGACGTACGCCCGGGCCTGGTTGGAGTTCATGGACAACGGGACCTTCTCCGGGTTGGATAAGTACGATGAAGCCCATCATACTGTCGAAGAGCAGTACAAGGCGGGCCTCTTGACCGGGCAGAAGACCAACCGTCCGGCGCCCCCGGCCCCGGAGACCGATGGGTTTGAGAAGTTCTTCCAGATTTATTGGTCGAAGGGGAACAACCCGGCGGCCAATGAGTTGAAACTGTTCGAAATGGCCGAAGATCACCTGGTGCAATTGCACGTGAGCTTGGCCCACCAGTATTGGGGCTATACCTATACGGTGGGATGGGCGGCCATGAATCGCGCCTATGTCGAAATCATGGATGACGACACGCGGCTGAAAGAGAATCTCGCCCTCCAAGCACGGGTGGCGAAGCTCGAGAGTCAGGTCAAGCACAGCATGCTGGATCTGGACAGTGAAACCGGCAAGCTCTCCCTCGGCGGGATCGGGGGCGGGATGATGTTGGCCGGGACGATCGCAATTGCCGGATGGCGGAGGCGCGGAAGGAAGGATAATTGA
- the ccmB gene encoding heme exporter protein CcmB: MNRSSMWEAVGGVVRRDLLLAMRRRSDAAMSVFFLVIVVSLFPLGVGPEPAVLRTIGAGVLWVAALLACLLSLGRVFTADYLDGALEQMLLVPQPLAVLVAGKVLAHWLISGLPVVLLSPLLGLQFGLSGEALGVLVMSLLLGTPTLSMIGAIGAALVLGVRGSGLLVALLVLPLYVPVLIFGAGAVTSSMAGIGGEANLSLLGACLVLSLFLAPWATAAALRIALE; encoded by the coding sequence ATGAATCGCTCCAGCATGTGGGAAGCTGTCGGCGGAGTCGTCCGGCGGGATCTGCTTCTGGCCATGCGCCGACGTTCGGACGCGGCGATGTCGGTCTTTTTCTTGGTCATTGTGGTCAGCCTGTTCCCATTGGGCGTCGGGCCGGAACCGGCGGTCCTGAGGACGATCGGTGCCGGCGTCTTGTGGGTGGCGGCCTTGTTGGCCTGCCTCTTGTCGTTAGGACGGGTGTTTACCGCGGATTACTTGGACGGCGCCCTTGAACAGATGCTCCTCGTGCCCCAGCCTCTGGCGGTCTTGGTGGCAGGAAAGGTCCTTGCGCATTGGCTGATCTCCGGTCTGCCCGTCGTACTGCTTTCACCCCTCCTCGGTCTTCAGTTCGGCTTGAGCGGGGAAGCATTGGGAGTTCTCGTGATGTCGCTCTTGCTTGGGACGCCCACGTTGAGTATGATTGGTGCGATCGGCGCCGCGTTGGTGCTTGGCGTGCGGGGGAGTGGTCTACTGGTTGCCCTCCTGGTGCTTCCACTCTACGTTCCAGTGTTGATTTTTGGGGCCGGCGCCGTCACCAGCAGCATGGCCGGTATCGGCGGCGAAGCAAATCTGTCGCTACTCGGGGCCTGTCTGGTGTTGTCTCTCTTTTTGGCACCCTGGGCCACCGCGGCAGCCTTGCGCATTGCGTTGGAGTAA
- a CDS encoding DsbE family thiol:disulfide interchange protein, with the protein MNRFLLPLSIFVVVVGFLGIGLTLNPREIPSPLIGKAAPDFSQPQLYNQEQVFSPADMKGKVWLLNFWASWCSGCKTEHPVLMELARSGEVPIYGMDYKDRREEALTWLQRWGNPYPIVGVDDAGRVGINYGVYGVPETYVIDKQGMIRYKQIGPLDTDTVAKKIIPLVKQLESQ; encoded by the coding sequence ATGAATCGGTTTCTCCTGCCCTTGTCTATCTTCGTCGTGGTCGTCGGTTTTCTGGGTATCGGACTGACGCTCAATCCACGAGAGATTCCCTCGCCATTGATCGGAAAGGCTGCGCCGGATTTCTCTCAGCCTCAGCTGTACAATCAAGAACAGGTGTTTTCACCGGCAGATATGAAAGGCAAGGTCTGGTTGCTGAATTTCTGGGCCTCATGGTGCAGCGGCTGTAAGACCGAACACCCGGTATTAATGGAATTGGCCAGGTCCGGTGAGGTCCCGATTTATGGCATGGATTACAAGGATCGACGGGAAGAAGCCTTGACCTGGTTGCAGCGTTGGGGAAACCCCTATCCGATCGTCGGCGTAGATGATGCGGGACGAGTCGGCATCAATTACGGAGTGTACGGGGTTCCGGAGACCTACGTCATCGACAAGCAGGGCATGATCCGCTATAAGCAGATCGGACCCTTGGATACCGACACGGTGGCCAAGAAAATTATCCCACTCGTGAAGCAGTTGGAATCGCAATGA
- the ccmI gene encoding c-type cytochrome biogenesis protein CcmI, producing the protein MTATFWFIVSAMTLCVLALLLRPLLKRPSASTSEQEKTLPIYRQQFSELEQDRANGLLTEEQYRTARSELDRRVLEETGAMEAPAGPTGGVLNLRFVALLLGMLIPAASGVLYWTLGNPAAMTHPAVPTMASQGGPGDDPQMADSLNSLIEQLRKRLEQNPNDAVGWGLLARSYMAMERYADAVPIFEKATKLDPNNASLLADYADALGVHQGRKLDGRPETLIQKALKLDPHNVKALMLSGTIAYNRKDFARAAKEWEVAHTYLPPDDQESSEQLKASIAEAKRRLGGGPSMNMLVANPPMEQTKPAKPAAQSGQSRAITGKVVLGPNLAGKTSLPDTLFVFAKDVAGPPMPVSIVRASKKDLPFTFRLDDSTSPMPSRKLSDIDTVVIVARLSKSGKAMAESGDLEGMSQPIKPGTENITVVIDRERP; encoded by the coding sequence ATGACCGCTACATTCTGGTTTATCGTCTCGGCCATGACTCTATGCGTCCTGGCGCTTCTCTTGAGACCGTTGTTGAAACGTCCGTCTGCCTCGACCAGTGAACAAGAAAAAACCTTGCCCATTTACCGGCAGCAATTCTCAGAATTGGAGCAGGATCGCGCCAACGGTTTGTTGACGGAGGAACAGTATCGAACGGCGCGAAGTGAACTGGATCGCCGTGTATTGGAAGAGACGGGCGCAATGGAAGCGCCGGCCGGACCCACCGGAGGTGTGTTGAATCTTCGGTTCGTCGCCCTCCTGCTGGGTATGCTCATTCCGGCTGCCAGCGGCGTGCTCTATTGGACATTGGGCAATCCTGCCGCGATGACGCACCCGGCGGTTCCCACGATGGCTTCACAAGGCGGCCCTGGCGATGATCCTCAGATGGCGGATAGTCTCAATTCGCTGATCGAGCAGTTGAGAAAGAGGCTCGAGCAGAATCCGAATGATGCAGTAGGGTGGGGGCTCTTAGCGCGATCCTATATGGCCATGGAACGGTACGCCGATGCGGTGCCGATCTTTGAGAAGGCGACGAAGCTCGATCCCAATAACGCGAGTCTCCTGGCCGACTACGCCGATGCGCTCGGTGTTCATCAAGGGCGCAAACTGGACGGAAGACCGGAAACCTTGATTCAAAAGGCGTTGAAGCTCGATCCGCACAACGTGAAGGCGCTCATGTTGTCGGGGACGATCGCGTACAACCGAAAAGATTTTGCGCGTGCCGCCAAGGAGTGGGAGGTTGCGCATACGTATCTTCCTCCCGATGATCAGGAGTCATCCGAACAACTAAAAGCCAGTATTGCCGAAGCTAAACGCCGTCTCGGTGGCGGTCCCAGTATGAACATGTTGGTTGCTAATCCTCCAATGGAACAGACGAAGCCCGCCAAGCCTGCGGCGCAATCCGGACAGTCTCGCGCGATTACGGGCAAGGTTGTGTTAGGGCCGAATCTGGCCGGCAAAACGTCTCTTCCGGATACCTTATTTGTGTTTGCGAAAGACGTCGCCGGCCCGCCGATGCCGGTGTCTATCGTACGGGCGTCGAAAAAAGATTTACCGTTCACATTTCGACTCGACGATTCCACCAGCCCCATGCCGTCAAGGAAACTATCCGACATCGACACGGTTGTGATCGTCGCACGCCTGTCGAAATCCGGTAAAGCGATGGCTGAGAGCGGTGATCTGGAAGGCATGAGTCAGCCGATCAAGCCGGGGACGGAAAACATCACCGTGGTCATCGATCGAGAGCGCCCGTAA
- a CDS encoding heme lyase CcmF/NrfE family subunit, which yields MIPEIGHFALILALCVAVVQGTLPIYGAAIGNSALMSIAKPAARGQFLLVLTAFCCLGYAFADKDFSVLYVASTSNSQLPLHYRLAAIWGAHEGSLLLWTLILTVWMFAVTLFSAHLPETMRSRILGVMGLVSLGFLLFMLSVSNPFERLIPAAPDGRDLNPLLQDPGMVIHPPMLYMGYVGFSVAFAFAIAALLGGNLDAAWARWSRPWTTVAWCFLTVGIAMGSGWAYYELGWGGWWFWDPVENASFMPWLAGTALVHSLAVTDKRGGFKVWTVLLAIMAFSLSLLGTFLVRSGVLTSVHAFATDPKRGLFILAFLAIVIGGSLILYAWRAPRVGLGGSFAIASREGMLLANNVLLVAAMGSVLLGTLYPLFLDALDLGKISVGPPYFDSVFVPLMAPALFLMGVGPLAQWKKTDLPDLAKRLRWAFGVSIATAIALPFVIGTWTPLLSLGLLLAIWIVTTALVGLRERLTHVDGQGLTGRLAAVPRSYWGMLVAHCGIAVFVVGVTMVKGFETEKDVRMNVGETATIGGYTFRFDGAQDVMGPNYTAARGTFRVSLDGREAAVLYPEKRRYPVQNQIMTEAAIDPGLLRDLYVSLGEPLDDGAWSVRLYHKPFVDWIWGGCLIMALGGVLAVSDRRYRLAWRRQEPAVPASTRPARRKVA from the coding sequence ATGATCCCTGAAATCGGTCATTTTGCCTTGATCCTTGCGCTCTGCGTCGCCGTGGTGCAGGGCACTCTCCCCATCTATGGTGCCGCAATCGGGAACTCGGCCCTCATGTCTATCGCCAAGCCTGCGGCGCGCGGACAGTTTCTTTTGGTCTTAACGGCATTTTGCTGTCTTGGGTATGCGTTTGCCGATAAAGATTTCTCGGTGTTGTATGTCGCGTCGACGTCGAATTCCCAACTCCCGCTGCATTATCGTCTCGCGGCCATTTGGGGCGCTCATGAAGGGTCGCTTCTGTTGTGGACTCTCATCCTGACCGTCTGGATGTTCGCGGTCACGCTCTTCTCCGCGCATCTTCCCGAAACGATGCGCTCGCGCATTCTCGGGGTCATGGGCCTGGTCAGCTTGGGATTTCTCCTGTTCATGTTGTCGGTTTCGAATCCATTCGAACGGTTGATTCCTGCCGCTCCGGATGGACGTGACCTGAATCCCCTCTTGCAAGACCCTGGCATGGTCATCCATCCGCCGATGCTCTACATGGGATATGTCGGTTTCTCGGTAGCCTTTGCATTCGCGATCGCCGCGTTATTAGGAGGCAACCTTGATGCGGCCTGGGCGCGCTGGTCTCGGCCGTGGACCACTGTCGCGTGGTGTTTTCTGACCGTCGGAATCGCGATGGGAAGCGGCTGGGCCTATTACGAGTTGGGATGGGGAGGGTGGTGGTTCTGGGACCCGGTTGAAAACGCCTCATTCATGCCCTGGCTGGCCGGTACGGCCCTGGTCCATTCGCTGGCAGTGACAGACAAACGAGGTGGATTCAAGGTGTGGACCGTGCTTCTTGCCATTATGGCATTTTCTTTAAGCCTCCTTGGAACGTTTCTCGTACGCTCCGGTGTCTTGACCTCCGTCCACGCATTTGCCACCGATCCAAAACGAGGTCTCTTCATCCTCGCCTTTTTGGCCATCGTCATCGGGGGGTCGTTGATCCTCTACGCGTGGCGGGCTCCGCGTGTGGGATTGGGTGGGAGTTTCGCGATAGCCTCCAGAGAAGGGATGCTGTTGGCCAACAATGTGTTGCTGGTCGCGGCCATGGGCTCGGTCTTGCTGGGGACCTTGTATCCGTTGTTTCTGGATGCATTGGACCTTGGGAAAATTTCCGTCGGGCCGCCGTATTTCGACTCGGTATTCGTTCCGTTGATGGCGCCGGCGCTCTTCTTAATGGGAGTCGGTCCGCTGGCCCAATGGAAGAAGACCGACTTACCTGATTTGGCCAAGCGGTTGCGTTGGGCTTTCGGTGTGAGCATTGCGACGGCGATTGCCTTACCGTTTGTCATCGGAACCTGGACTCCTTTGCTGAGTCTCGGTCTTCTGCTCGCGATTTGGATCGTGACGACCGCTCTAGTCGGTTTGCGCGAGCGATTGACCCACGTCGATGGCCAAGGTCTCACCGGTCGTCTGGCTGCGGTGCCCCGATCGTACTGGGGCATGCTCGTGGCGCATTGTGGCATTGCGGTCTTTGTCGTCGGCGTCACGATGGTGAAGGGATTCGAAACTGAAAAAGATGTACGGATGAACGTGGGGGAGACGGCGACCATCGGTGGCTATACGTTCCGGTTCGATGGCGCGCAAGACGTCATGGGTCCGAACTATACGGCGGCGCGTGGCACCTTCCGTGTGAGTCTGGATGGTCGCGAAGCCGCGGTCTTGTATCCGGAGAAGCGGCGTTACCCCGTTCAGAATCAAATCATGACCGAGGCCGCCATCGATCCGGGGCTGCTGCGTGACCTCTATGTTTCCTTAGGCGAACCGCTCGATGATGGAGCCTGGAGCGTGCGGCTCTACCACAAGCCGTTTGTAGATTGGATTTGGGGCGGATGTCTGATCATGGCGTTGGGCGGCGTGCTGGCCGTCAGTGATCGCCGGTACCGACTTGCCTGGCGCCGACAAGAGCCGGCCGTGCCTGCTTCGACACGTCCGGCTAGGCGAAAAGTGGCATGA
- the ccsA gene encoding cytochrome c biogenesis protein CcsA, which translates to MSTGINWLKYSSPQAFYPLAGRLIPWFACVAVALMGIGLYLGFFVAPTDFQQGDSYRIIFVHVPAAWMSMFLYVVMAVWAGIGLGLNARLSFMMAQAIAPTGAMFTFLALLTGAMWGKPTWGAWWVWDARLTSELILLFQYAGVMLLRTSIDDLRRADRSSAVFALVGVVNVPIIYFSVQWWNTLHQGASVSMSTGSKMAATMLMAMLIMTVAFWMYSIAVILARARCIVVERESQPVWEEKPAVIQNVVEAR; encoded by the coding sequence ATGAGTACCGGCATCAACTGGCTGAAGTATTCATCACCGCAGGCTTTTTATCCCCTGGCCGGCCGTCTCATTCCATGGTTCGCGTGCGTGGCGGTTGCCCTGATGGGGATCGGGCTTTATCTGGGATTCTTCGTCGCCCCGACCGATTTTCAACAGGGCGATTCGTATCGGATCATCTTCGTCCATGTCCCCGCCGCCTGGATGTCCATGTTCCTGTATGTCGTCATGGCGGTATGGGCCGGCATCGGGCTGGGGCTCAATGCACGTCTTTCCTTCATGATGGCTCAGGCGATCGCTCCCACCGGGGCGATGTTTACGTTTTTGGCATTGCTGACCGGGGCGATGTGGGGCAAGCCGACGTGGGGAGCCTGGTGGGTATGGGATGCCAGATTGACCTCGGAACTGATCCTCTTGTTCCAGTACGCGGGAGTCATGCTCTTACGGACGTCGATCGATGATCTGCGCCGTGCGGACCGTTCGAGCGCGGTGTTCGCGCTGGTCGGGGTCGTCAATGTTCCAATCATCTATTTTTCCGTCCAGTGGTGGAATACCTTGCATCAAGGCGCATCGGTCAGCATGTCCACCGGGTCGAAAATGGCCGCAACCATGCTGATGGCGATGCTGATCATGACGGTGGCGTTCTGGATGTACAGCATCGCGGTGATCCTCGCGCGGGCGCGATGTATCGTGGTCGAGCGGGAATCGCAACCCGTGTGGGAAGAAAAACCGGCCGTGATCCAGAATGTGGTGGAGGCTCGCTGA
- the ccmA gene encoding cytochrome c biogenesis heme-transporting ATPase CcmA encodes MLQAVALGCSRGSRRLFSDLNVKVEPGTLLAVVGENGSGKTSLLRIFSSLLPPEQGSILWEGQDIHQLKELYAGQLTYIGHLNGIKDDLTPLENLTSSMSLAGEPCSGAKAQEALESIGLKRQIHSLPSKVLSQGQKRRVALARLWLSTRPLWLLDEPFTSLDTAATSVVTQRLHAHLQRGGLAVVVTHQEVALPAETVQRLRLTG; translated from the coding sequence ATGTTACAAGCTGTTGCACTTGGTTGCAGTCGAGGATCGCGTCGGCTTTTTTCCGACCTCAATGTGAAGGTCGAGCCTGGGACCCTATTGGCCGTGGTGGGTGAGAATGGCAGTGGGAAAACCAGTCTGCTCCGTATCTTCTCCAGTCTCTTGCCTCCCGAGCAAGGCTCGATTCTCTGGGAAGGGCAGGATATCCATCAGCTGAAAGAATTATATGCGGGCCAACTGACCTATATCGGGCATCTCAATGGCATCAAGGACGATCTCACGCCGCTTGAAAATCTGACGAGTTCCATGTCGCTGGCTGGTGAACCATGTTCAGGCGCCAAAGCACAGGAAGCCTTGGAGTCGATCGGTTTGAAGCGACAGATTCATTCCTTGCCGTCTAAAGTGCTTTCACAAGGACAGAAGCGCCGGGTTGCCCTGGCGCGGCTCTGGTTATCCACGCGTCCGCTATGGCTGTTGGATGAGCCCTTCACGTCGCTCGATACAGCGGCAACGAGTGTCGTCACGCAACGTTTGCACGCACATCTGCAACGAGGCGGGCTGGCGGTCGTGGTGACGCACCAAGAGGTCGCGCTGCCGGCCGAGACAGTGCAACGACTGAGGCTGACCGGATGA